Below is a window of Conger conger chromosome 16, fConCon1.1, whole genome shotgun sequence DNA.
agaaaataatacataaatcaataaataaattcataaatattcagatTAATACTGAAGGCACTGTCGATTCCATGGAGCTCATGTTCTTTTCGGCCAAAGCAAGCTGTCTGACTTGTGTTCGAGGATGAAAAGCAGGGTGCGGACAAGCTCGTTCCGCACGACTTCCCACGCGCAGAAAGAgttctgaggagagaggagagaccgtTAATATTTCCTGTATCGCTGAAAAACCAGAAACGTTGGATTGACGTTATTTTTCGTGTGCTCACATCTAAAAACTCGAATTGGACTCAACTTagttaaattgaatttaaaaaatgaacgaGTATACGTACTTAAATGTATCCAAGTTGTCTCGGGtgaaagattttaaatgtgGCCATTGAACTCAAATGCATTTTCGACACACTTGTGTTACTGTACTCTTCTGCTccttgaaacacattttgtgttaaagtTACTAcgtgtatgatataaatatacaattaaCGTGTTACCAATATAATTtttaacagactgtgttgaaagcaacagaaaatgtgttgtccttatAACTAGACGTGGACGTGTGTTACAAAAATTACACACGCTGATCTGTTTTCAGAGTCAATACGTTTTTTTCAAGTTGATCTAACGTCTCACTTTTTTCAGTGTAACAAGACTGGTTTAATTGGAAATTATGTCAAATGTTTGGTGAATGTATGgttttgtggtgtttttttattctttcgACCATACCTTCTCTTGTAAAACCGCTGTCAGTCTctcaaaatagtttttgagtGTCGCAGTTCTGGCAGAGACGTCGGTGTGGTCAGAACCGTCACTCTCTGGCTTGCTTCGTTCCATCTGAAATAATCATCCATGACCCACCGAACAGacgcattattttttttatccttaTTTAATCCAGATTACAGCAGATTTATCTGCCAATTGTATTTTCACCATCTAACTTCAAATACAATCGTGGGTCTGACCCAGATAAATTATTAAAGATTTCCTATTTTACCTCCAAAGaggactgaaaataaaaaaatatatatgttgaCTGCATCCAAaacttgtattatgtaaaatactcttcttttttttttctcctgcatTGGTGGAGGTTCATGGCAATTTCACGAATGTGTGACGCCTACAGCTGACAAATGTAGCCTAAACATATACGGAATAGCtataattaatacatttcagtattttagtGGGCacttacacatttgtttttctcaacAAGGTCGTTGATGATATTTTGAAAGTCGTCTAACTTCATTTCATCCCACTCCGTCGGTAAATCGTGGTTTTCAAACAGGGAGTTGATGCTGTGCAGAGTCTGATAAACGGCAGTCCGGACGCTGTCGTTCTGCTGTGGTGGGGAAAGGGATCATCATGATGAAAGAGCGCGGTGCAGGTGGACTTAAATGCGACATGTTCGTTCCTTCAGCCTCAGGTGAAGGCCGCAGGTTTGAGAGCGCGCTCTTACCTCAGCGGTTCCATTGGACGACGCAAAAGCGGACCCTGGAAAAGAAGATTGTAGCAGGTCTTAATACGGGTTCCATCCAGACGACAATTTATCGGCGCACTCAAAACctgtgacacacagagcagggcgcaCAGGCAGGCGATGTTCTCGGGTGTCATGTTCATGGTGTGATGGATGACCTGTAGCAAAAGAATACTGACACATTCAAACATTTGTCCTTTGAAAAAAGCGCAATGAATATGAAGCGCATTAAACAACGATTCGTTACCTTTGTGATAGACTGTCCTTGATCTTCCCGCAATGTGGTCTGACTCCCGAACTCATGTCCTCCTGCGGTTTTTATACGATAAAGATGCATGTGTATGAAAAGTGAAAATTATTCGCCAAATAGGTAACCTAAGTGAACGAATCTGGGAAAGTTCACCAGAGAAGAAACCACAGGGATTCCGTTTTCGAGTCCCCCTCCACATCCTTTTGATATATACAAGACGCATCtgagggagttttttttttaattcatttattttctcggTACTTCCATGGAATAATTCATTGATGAAATGCCCTCGTGCTTCATAATAAGCAGACCAgaacggagagagagatgcatCGTCGATGCTATGTACTCCACTTGGAGAGATTTGTGTCGACATATCCAATGCAATGGAATTTTAATATGAACTGAATGTGGTATTGACTTTGTTTCTGGAACACTTGGAACAAACGAACAGGCTAAATACTCCATTAAGAACAGTGCAACTGGAGATCCAGAAACTGATACGGCCCTCCTTGCCCACGCTTGACTTGAGCCCTCAGATTTAAGCCCTCGGTGAGGAAGGCCTCTCCTTTTGGGCCCATGCCATGATATCCCCAACCAGGGTTATTGCCGCTTGAAGACCGGCAGGTTAAATCCACAGACTGCGATGAACGCCGCGCTTCGGAACTCACTTTCATGTCATTGTCATTTGGACGCCTCTGGTTGTCTCATGCATATTTCGCTAGCAACGTGTGAAAGTAAACATCAGTAGAGTCTCCCTGTACCAATGGACACCAGTGTTGAAATATGGTACTGGAGCCTTGATTTGATCCCATGGGTGAATTGGCACCGATTGATCCTGGCGCTGTTTTTAACCTGAATAAATTCTAAGGAATTGCACTCTTGGAAAGAGTTGGACCTTTCACCAACATGTCTGGTAGCGTATCTTAGACTCAACGAAGACCGCGTCATTCATTCCTGTTTTCCAATGTCCACCTCTGTTTGCGGACTTGAACCTGATGAGAAGTCTGCAGAGACTTGAATTGGAGAGCAGTGTACAAGTGTACACCGAAGGTTATAAATGATCTTGGATGATGATGTGTGGAGGATTGATCAGTGACTCCGATATGTTTTCCAGTCCCATTAAACACAACGTAAGATGACCCCGTCGTGTTGTCGTTGCAAAGGGAGGATGCCCCAAGTACCATAACCAgggttgtgcatatgtgtgacatGTCTGGTAATATATTCATGACAAAAGTTCAATTTCTGTTCATTCTAGATAATCATTCACGTAGAATAGTTCACATTCCACAGAGCTGAAATACAGCTCCgtacttttgttgttttttcttcgtTTCTGTCGAGGATGTGAATAATTTTGGAGGATACTATATACACAGGAAATATGCATTAGTTTATAATATGCAGCAAAATCCCACAGTTAGAAAAAAGTATTCaaaatttatttgcaaaatgaGTTGTATAAGAGCATTTtcacataaataacaaaataaatttatataaatacataaataaatcagtgatCAAATAATGTTTTCCCAAAACGGATTTTGTTCAGATGCAGTCCCATATGTTCTGTGGATCAGTCCGTGGTTCTCCGGTGAGTAGCTTCGCtcactgtttctttcttctttccaaaAACTGTTGGAGCTTCTCCAAGCTGTGACGAACTTCCTTCCTCACAACCTCCCATGCGCATGCGCTCTGGCCCTAGGGAACGTTGGATGAAAACAAGTCCAGCTTCAATATTAATGCGTAATTGAAtttattcattcactcattcattcattcattttccgaacccgcttatcctgaacagggtcgcagggggttggaccaccatccgtgccgcccgtaaatgaattattttctcattaaaataatatggTCTTGCGCATTGACAGTTATTGGTATAGTTGCATACAAATTTGCATAAGAAGAGTTAAACATGCCTCATTTCAAGGATTTTACAGTTGACATTTCGAGTTGTGTGTCAGGCTGAACATGGTTGgataccttttcttttaaaagcgtATTCAGCCTTTCAAAGTATGACTTCAGCCTCCCGTTGTCGTCTGAGGGACGCGTTCCATCCCCGGATGATGTAATCTTGCTTCCAACCTTCATGAAACAAAGAAGATAATGAATGCAGGAAGGCGTATAGAATGTGTATACAATACACCGTGAGAACCGCAAACTTACGCATTGCTCCAAGTTTTCAGTTTGACGGGACAGCAGATTTTTCAAGAGCTCAAGCTTTTCAGGATCCCAAGATGTGGAAGACAGGTCATTGTGGAAGATCTTTTCCACGTCTCTCAGAGCATCATATGCTACTGATGCAGCATCAGAattctggaaaacaaatgaTGGATTTGCGTAAACCAAATTACAGCAATTAACAGTTTCGACAGTGGTATAATTCTTCacacaatttcaaaataaaatagcctaaggctttgttaaaataataattgtcccaactgaaatacaaataaacgtACTTGGAGTCTGTGGTCCTAAGTAGCTTCGCGAATTGTGCCATTGCAACGTTTAACGCGTTaaacatcatcaataaaaaatagttgccttcttgaatttcttttttgGCCTATTCGTCAAAGTTAAGCAtgagtgttgattgaatcctggcTTGCATCGGATCATATTCACATAATcatatattgcatttatataattaCTGAGATTGCCAAACTACCTGAGGCTCGCTCGTGGTGTCGTAGGCACCCTCTGGAAACATGAGTTTGACGTTTTCTTTCAGGCACTCGGCTGGAAAACTTCCGCCCTGTAAGGGAATTGTGTCCATTATAGGCACAGAAAAGCTCAGAGAAGTCCATTGAGACAATAGAATATTAAATTGTCCTCACCATGTCGGTCAGAAGCTGAATGCATTCTGCATTTAGTTTCCCCAGTTTATACTGCGTCCATTTGCATTGCAGTGAGACGGAGTGGTCCAAGAAGAGCAGAACCGCGCAGATGCTCCAGAACTtcagcaaacacattttcagtgattaaatGAGCGCCTTTGTGCAGTAGAGCAGATCAATGAAATGCGATCGTTTCTGTTGCAACTGATGCCTAGTGCTGATTGGCACCATATTTATCGAGCTCTTTTGGACTTTTTTAACCACTTTCTTTAATGTGGTTTAGTAGCTTACTGCGTAGGAACTTTGGGGTTAAAAGTGGAAAAttcttaatttttaaaaaatgaatagagtagtattaattatttattaaaacattccCGTGAGGAAATTACTTTCTCTTTTGTCTGCTATAATGGGATTCGAATTAACGTTAGGTAACGTTTGCTTAAGTGTCAGTTGATTAAAGTGGTTAGTTTCATTACGCGAGGATTCTGATGAAGTCCTGCCCAAAATATTGTGGTAAAATGCAGACCACGCGTTActgctttaaatgtctgttaaataaTGATCTTTTTTCGATATTAAATTTGATGTTGGAAAACTGAACAGGCCGGATCTGCTATGAACTGCCACATGTAACTAATATGAATTTATGTTATCGACTTACGAATGGGAACACAATTTCTCATAACTTTTCAAATTAAGAGGTATATTATTTTATGAgaatttcttttgaatttgtatttaatgCACGTATAGGACAACTCAGAAAGCGGTCTCTCCAACAAAAACTGTGTAGTTTATCATTAATTCTGTTAATATTTCTACAATATATGAATAGACACACGACGTTGAATGAATTTTCAAGAATCCCTTTGAATTCCTTCAATAAGGtcatttaaataatcatttctTTTCGACGTTAAATTAGATGTTGGAAAACTGAACAGCCTGGATCTTCTATGAATTGCCAAATGTAACTCATATGAATGCAAGTTATCGTCTTACGAATGAGAACACAATTTCTCATAGCTTGTATATGTTGGAAGTATATTTTTATGAGATCTGTATTTAAAACAAGTATAGGACAACTATTCTATTGAAGAAGGAAAGTGCCCAACATGAGTAAATTCCCCCCAGGAAATTACTTTCTCTTTTGACTGCTATAATTGGATTCAAATTAACTTTAGGTAACGTTTGATTCAGTGTCAGTTGATTGAAGTGGTTAGTTTCATTACGCGATGATTCTGATGAAGTCCTACCCAAAATATTGTGGTAAAATGCAGACCACGCGTAAATGTTTAAACTTCTCTTGAGATTTCATATTTTGCGATCATATCTTGTAATTTGAGTAATACTCTACCCGGATGACAAcgggcttccttgactgtcattggcacaactctggccctcattctGACAATCTCCGATCACAGACCTCAAAGGCAATCAGAACCCAAGAATCAAGGCTAGATACAGAAAGCGTTCTTATGACTGCACCAAGGAAGTTATTGAATTCACCTGACTGATCAGAaacggctgagaagccaactgttcaaCAATTACTTTTCGGCCTTTCAATGTATGAAAAAGGCATGTAATTCCCACATtgatcacccgatatggctgtaaatacgctgaaattaaaggtacaattggtaaatTCGGACATCCAATggtaaagagaggaattgcagtagcAACAGCGCCCTCAGAAAACAACACTGATTATCCCTGCCCCTTCTCTATGAACGCGCTGACGTGCcaccccattggctgtggcaattagaaccaattttcaaccattcagccattcattcattcattcattcattcattatcctaaccggcttatcctgaacagggtcgcagcggggctggagcctatcccagcatacattgggcgaatggcaggaatacaccctggacaggtcgccagtccattgcagggcacacacacactattcactcacacactcatacccacaggcaatttagactcttcaatcagcctaacctgcatgtctttggactgtgggaggaaacccacgtgaacaccgggagaaaatgcaaactccacacagagaggccccggccgacggggattcgaacccaggacctccttgttgtgaggcggcagtgctacccattgcgcaaattttcaaccaatgagttttaattattgtacttatttttaaaccggaatttaagcacaataaacacaagcagGGGGTCAACatatgttgaggaaatattttttgtctcttttcctcctcgtcccttttacgtgggtgaaTTTGTATTGGcaacaatgatgttgaagaaatattcagagtcaatatttgctcattaaaaaatgttcagtttaaaataaaacagattaatctggggagtctgtgttctctgtgcaaGAACACCTGATTATGTGTCCTCTGCActttcataaaacaaactgtactttgcagctcaatgtgttttaacagacacacagtgaggactgacttaatcattttaacatcattaaaaatgattcttcaaacattatgttgtatcattgtagtactaatcagcatttgaaatatagtatatagatatatagtaacatttaggaaaaggtatttttgcacatgattctatattctaaccatttcacagttttaatgaaagtatttaaatcaaacttcatcattcctggttttcaataagggccttttgatcaaacttcaacacatgccagtgagcctctttttaagtgataggaagggattggtctTGTATCAATGTTTAACGCAAATCATGCCTATGGTGCCTTTAAAGGTGATAGACTATTTCAATCTcatatattttgtttcatttaaaatcaaatatgctggagtacagaggcaaaacagtaattgtaccactgtacaaATGCTGTCGGACTGGACAGTAGGTTGGTATGTTGTCGTAATATTGAACACCGCCACTATTAATCTCCTTgcagtttttttcttgattaaacGGAAGGGTTTAGCGCAGTCAGCTTTTTCCATTCAGAATTCGGCCACTCCGTGTTCGGATGATAGAAtttggaaacgggaaaccagaaGAGAAATAGAAACCGAAAGCGGAAATGTCACATACATTACGTTGTATGTGGCTTATTTGACttcaaaattaacatttttgatGACAACTCGATTCGTTGGCTACTTGTTCTCTaattgccattttatgttttgtcaTTTGTTGCCGTGATGTATTTTGGAGAAAATATTTGTGCATTGCTCTTTCGTTTCCCCCACgtgcttttttaaaagatatggACAGAAGATTTACCCAAATTCAAGGAATCGGAGCGAGTTGACTCCCTCTTCGCAACTTCATGGAGAGTTGTGCGCGACAGCATCAATTTTCAGTCCTTatggttttcattcatatttccccAAAACGTATCTGCATTTGAATATCTGCAGAATCGAGGGTTCTCCGGCATAGAAGAGTAGATGGCAACTAAAATATGACGTGTGTAGCTTTGTTCCTGTAAGCTGTTCGTCGTGCTGAAACTTAGCTCCCGTACGAAGAGACTAATGTTATttcattgatctttttttttttttttctattatgaGTATCTGAAATGAATTATATGATGGAAAAATGAGTGACAATTTGAGAATGTCCTTCCGCTCTCAAAATGGAATCTCTAGGCTGTCATACAGACATGAGCTCATGTTTCCGCTCTGCAGGCAACCGCACACCGTGAGAACAATGACAAAGCAGGCTCTTCACAATGAAATTCATGCACTTTATTAACTTTTGTAAATATAAAagattttgcaaataaataagaaataaattaatacagtaGAAAACAcgttttacattaatggaaataaatatatgaattcagaagaaaatatgtttcGCGTGTTTGtacgaataaataaaataatacataaatcaataaataaattcatgaatattcaaattAATACTGAAGGCACTGTCGATGTCAGATCCATGGAGCTCATGTTCTTTTCGGCCAAAGCAAGCTGTCTGACTTTTTTTCGAGGATGAAAAGCAGGGTGCGGACAAGCTCCTTCCGCACGACTTCCCACGCGCAGAAAGAgttctgaggagagaggagagaccgttaatattttctgtatcaCTGAAAACTCGAATTGGACTCAACTTAGTTAAATTGAATCAAAAAAATGAACGAGTATACGTACTTAAATGGAACCTAGTTGTCTCGgatgaaagattttaaatgtggccattgaacactctcaaaatgcattttccacACACTTGTTGTGTTACTATACTCTTCTGCTccttgaaacacattttgtgttaaagtTACTACTTGTAtgatacaaatatacaattcacgtgttacaaattgaatttttaacagactgtgttgaaagcaacagaaaatgtgttgtcctCATGTCTAGACACGGACGTGTGTTAAAAAATCTCACGTTAATCTGTTGAGTGAATTCGGTTTTTTCAAGTTGATCTAACGTCTCACTTTTTTCACTGTAACAAGAATGGTTTAATTGGAAATGAAGTCAAATGTTTGGTGAATGTATGATTTTGTGGTGTTTTCTTATTCTTTCGACCATACCTTCTCTTGTAAAACCGCTCCCAGTCTCTCAAAATAATCTCTGAGTGTCGCAGTTCTGGCAGAGACGTCGGTGTGGTCAGAACCGTCACTCTCTGGCTTGCTTCGTCCCACCTGAAATAATCATCCATGACCCACCGAAcacaatcattattatttttatccttaTTTCATACAGATTACAGCAGACTTAAGTGCCTATTGTATTTTCACTATCAACCTTCAAATACAATCGTGGATCTGGACCCAGATAAATTATTAAAGATGGCAAATTTCCTATTGAACCTCAAACGAggattaaaagtaaaatatatattatgattGCATCCAAGAAacttgtattatgtatttttttcctcctcctgcattggtctcaggaggttaatggCAATTTCAAGAATGATTAAAATATGTGACGCctacagctaacaaatgtagccTCAATATACACGGAATAGCTATAGttaatacatttcagtattttagtggtcacttacacatttgtttttttcaaccagGCCGTTGATGATATTTTGGAAGTTGTTTAACTTAGATTCATCCCACTCCGTCGGTAAGTCGTGGTTTTCAAACAGGGAGTTGATGCTGTGCAGAGTTTGATAAACGGAAGTCCGGACGCTGTCGTTCTGCTGTGGTGGGGAAAGGGATGATCATGATGGAAGAGCGCGGTGCAGGTGGACTTAAATGCGACATGTTCGTTCCCTCAGCCTCAGGTGAAGGCCGCAGGTTTGAGAGCGCGCTC
It encodes the following:
- the LOC133114929 gene encoding interferon alpha-4-like is translated as MTPENSAWLCALLCVSQVLSAPINCRLDGTRIQTCHNLLKDMGGTFPGECINENVLITFPGSAFASNGTAEQNDSVRTSVYQTLHSINSLFENHDLPTEWDESKLNNFQNIINGLVEKNKCVGRSKPESDGSDHTDVSARTATLRDYFERLGAVLQEKNSFCAWEVVRKELVRTLLFILEKKSDSLLWPKRT
- the LOC133115115 gene encoding interferon a3-like; the protein is MCLLKFWSICAVLLFLDHSVSLQCKWTQYKLGKLNAECIQLLTDMGGSFPAECLKENVKLMFPEGAYDTTSEPQNSDAASVAYDALRDVEKIFHNDLSSTSWDPEKLELLKNLLSRQTENLEQCVGSKITSSGDGTRPSDDNGRLKSYFERLNTLLKEKGQSACAWEVVRKEVRHSLEKLQQFLERRKKQ